The Palaemon carinicauda isolate YSFRI2023 unplaced genomic scaffold, ASM3689809v2 scaffold2083, whole genome shotgun sequence genome includes a window with the following:
- the LOC137635991 gene encoding uncharacterized protein: MAELVVLIGQRKIIRKKVTDCANRSSQYPSLENTAKVSERGVLLDYRKRLSDLDSKIQILKFSGEFKEEDLEAELSACQSYHDKISGILPLLDVSVSAGSPQLSLTTDIARSLLRQPTAPLPKFQSKEGEDFLKFIREFETTTQSFNYPDRDLLLLLKQQVEGRAKCLLGSLEADKQSYNDAKDLLTKAFASTELRKSAVIKKLTCLNLKEGEDPFVFFSELRNIVENIKYLHIDVEEVVRYFVWSAMNDRFKSHLVHITNVTHPSFQQIVDNFFTACERYEQGQTKGKLSVRDKVVTHSKPLQEKTSAMALKTKTVPVKACNFCSKVGISDNDHLSYKCTKYATPSDKISLLNLHKGCVKCGNFNHFTKACKFRFRRPCSHCSQYHMEYLCGKLSPDRCNSKEESSKEASSGIAVLPNVTTGSVLPTFTFCVNGQNKLYRGLKDSGSQNTFISSKLASSCNLKSLTSNVKLTVKGFNGQKEYSTSLVEVPIKLGNEIFAISALVVPSINLQLNLPCLGQVVSVMQSKNFLFADKLLSASSQGIDDIQLLLGVDFSHCLLGKDVVIGSPNSSVYIETTLGIMLMGNVDRFLINLTSLNGKDSLASKPLRGENSNAEKGAYYNIPCHSYFLATTVSINDEFNELNDMTTNCSFTVLSDKGTIIDRKLQEATDQILNMESQFYLNYDQKVYSDESNQLNNSLVDYTLRNLHTRSDGRIVVPLLWNGKVSHLLSRNESLSKAILQSNFKKLLRKKGSLQLVDNCIKEQLDMGIIEPIFDLEVFKAEYPNYSFLPHMPVFKPERETTKCRIVFLSNLQESYKKLSLSHNQCMYAGPNLNQKLSSAFLNIRFDEKILIFDLKKAFNMLALSEIDQSRLLFFWFRNVSAGDYTPVAYKNVRLSFGLRCSPFLLMTSLYFMLILTSSNDSRIDELKKLIYALIYMDNGAITMNSSDDLRWAYKQLDDIFRPFKFETQQLITNDIDLQSDIDQSVLTPEVNKLFGLEWDRLSDDIFTRPINLDPGANTKRLILRSIASQFDIFGFNLPLFNRCRLYMHNLQCQKGLNWDQTLNSQQLKDWRNICRQCNSSPPLKVTRFVGRRDGEYNIIVFTDASCDIYGCVIYLLNVESGKLTFVNAKNRLVNTQLKGKSIPSLEIHAINLGVEQSIDLYLDLAGPSCIKPIKVTKICLFSDSSCALQWLISSSLQLKKMNQCSTFVMNRIYSIQKLCETYPVQFGFINGKENPADMVTRCTSYKLLMKSCFLSGPDLTNIRAPDMQFTIPKEGYLSGNYLNISNVPLVKRECLVNISDFSDFRRLVLLYRRCIICIYKWKAKVRREVKVQEKNFFSLAIVHLILYDQQNHFADVLEHFSKDFTAVKDIPGIVSQLNVFVDNDGILRVKSKFKNEKKFPILLSRDSHLTKLIILDIHHKLAHSGCYAVLAELRRHYFIPRNFSLVKKILRQCVHCKRFNARPVNLNQNCYREFREDPPAVPFGNIFVDYIGPFTVKLEKENIKVWLLCFTCTWSRAVNLKICRTLSVPDFLRAFSIHCFEFGIPQLCISDLGSQIVAGANVITSFLNDPHTQLYFEERGVKPLTFQQYFKGCSQLGSMVEVCVKLTKRLLYGSIKNNILSFFDFEFTVCQVVHLVNKRPISFKETLRDSAAEDLPEPITPEMLIRGYELSSLNIIPDLSPLPEDKEFVPCRTTNEFEQLSKIRSKLLDIYHHEFLQTLLSQAVDRKGRYLPVTHHPLKPGDIVLIKEDNTKINNYPLGRIKETFTNDIGETTHARVFKGRTRQVCKLHVNNLIPYLSLDDDVDKSNDLHNMDKLSPASERPKRKAAVESRSKTSEMLNL; the protein is encoded by the coding sequence atggctgaattggtagtgctaattggtcagcgtaagattattaggaagaaggttacagattgtgccaaccgttcctcgcagtacccttcattagaaaatactgctaaagtatctgaacgaggcgttctcctggattataggaagcgattaagtgatttggattctaaaatacagattctaaaattttcaggggaatttaAAGAGGAGGATTTGGAAGCTGAGCTTTCAGCATGTCAATCTTACCATGATAagatttcaggtattttgcctttgttggatgtaagtgtaaGTGCTGGAAGCCCTCAactttcattaactactgatattgctaggagtcttttgaggcaacccactgcccctctacccaaattccaaagtaaggaaggggaggattttttgaaattcattagagaatttgaaaCCACGACCCAAAGTTTTAATTATCCAGACAgggacttgctcttacttttgaaacaacaagtagaaggtagggctaaatgtttacttggctcattggaggccgacaaacaaagttacaacgatgccaaagacttattgactaaggcatttgcctcgactgaattacgaaaatcggctgtaattaagaaattaacttgtctaaatctcaaagaaggagaggacccttttgtcttcttttcagaacttagaaatatagtcgaaaatatcaaatatttgcatattgatgttgaggaggttgttagatattttgtttggtctgcaatgaatgatagatttaagtctcatctggttcatatcactaatgtgactcatccatcatttcagcaaattgtagataatttctttacagcatgtgaaaggtatgaacagggtcagacgaaaggtaaattgtctgtcagggataaagttgtaactcattcaaagccattacaggaaaagactagtgccatggctcttaaaactaagactgttcccgtcaaagcttgtaatttttgttccaaggtcggtatttctgacaatgatcatttaagttataagtgtactaagtatgctaccccttctgataaaatttctttattaaatttgcataaaggttgtgtaaaatgtggtaatttcaatcatttcactaaagcatgcaagttcagatttcgaagaccctgttcacattgttcgcagtatcacatggagtatctttgtgggaaacttagtcctgacaggtgtaatagtaaagaagagtcttccaaggaagcaagcagtgggatagcagtattgccaaatgttaccacaggttcagttctccctactttcacattttgtgtaaatggtcaaaataagctttacaggggtcttaaggattcagggtcacaaaatacttttatatctagcaagttagcttcctcttgtaatttaaagtctttgactagcaatgttaaacttactgtgaaagggtttaatggtcaaaaggaatattctactagtcttgttgaagttcctataaagctggggaatgaaatctttgctatttctgctttagttgtaccctctataaacctgcaattaaatttaccttgtcttggtcaggtagttagtgtaatgcagagtaaaaattttttatttgctgacaagcttttatcagccagttctcagggcattgatgacattcagcttttgttaggagtagatttttcacattgtcttttgggaaAAGATGTAGTGATAGGGAGTCCTAATTCGTCTGTGTATATTGAGACTACTTTAGGAATAATGCTTatggggaatgttgataggttcctaattaatcttacttcacttaatggtaaagatagtttagcctcgaaaccactaaggggcgaaaattctaatgctgaaaaaggTGCATATTATAATATTCCTTGCCATTCTTATTTCCTagctactactgtatctattaatgatgaatttaacgagctcaatgacatgacgacaaattgttcattcactgtactttcagataaaggaactattattgataggaaactgcaagaagcaactgatcaaatcctgaatatggagagccaattttatttgaactatgatcagaaagtttacagtgatgaatctaatcagctcaataactctctcgtggattacactttaagaaatttgcacacgagaagtgatggacgtatagttgttcccttgttatggaatgggaaggtatcacaccttctttcgagaaatgagtctctttccaaggctattcttcaatctaattttaaaaaattacttcgtaagaaaggttccttgcagttggtggataactgcataaaggagcaattagatatgggaattattgaaccaatttttgacttggaagtatttaaggctgaataccctaactattcattcttacctcatatgccagtttttaagccagaaagggaaactacgaaatgtcgcatagtgtttctttctaatttgcaggaatcctataagaaactgtcattgtctcataatcaatgtatgtatgctgggcctaacctaaatcaaaagctttcatctgcatttcttaatattaggtttgatgaaaaaattttaatttttgatttgaaaaaagctttcaatatgttggctttaagtgaaattgatcagtctagactattgttcttttggtttcggaatgttagcgcaggtgattacactcccgttgcttataaaaatgtcaggctttcatttggacttcggtgtagcccatttcttttgatgacttcattatattttatgttaattttaacttccagtaatgattcaaggattgatgaactgaagaaacttatttatgccttaatatatatggataatggtgctattaccaTGAACAGCTCTGATGACCTAAGATGGGCCTATAAGCAGTTAGATgacatattcagaccctttaaatttgaaacgcagcagctgataaccaatgatattgatctgcagtctgacatagatcagtcagttcttactcctgaagtcaataaattgtttgggcttgaatgggatagactttcggatgatattttcactaggccaattaaccttgacccaggagctaacactaaaagattaattcttaggtccattgcctcccagtttgacatttttggtttcaacttgcctttatttaaccgatgtaggctttatatgcataatttgcagtgtcaaaagggtttgaattgggatcagactcttaacagtcaacagctcaaagactggaggaatatctgtaggcaatgtaattcatcgccccctctcaaagtaactcggtttgtgggtcgaagggatggtgagtataatataattgtttttaccgatgccagttgtgacatatatgggtgtgtcatttatctactgaatgttgagtctggcaaacttacctttgttaatgctaaaaatcggttggttaatacccaattgaaaggtaaatccataccatctttagagatccacgccattaatttaggagttgagcaatctattgatctttatttggatcttgctggtcccagttgcataaaacctataaaggtgacaaagatttgtcttttttcagattcttcttgtgccctgcaatggttaataagttcttctcttcaacttaagaaaatgaaccaatgttctacttttgtaatgaacagaatctatagcatacaaaaactttgtgaaacatatccggttcaatttgggtttattaatggcaaggaaaatcctgcagatatggtaaccaggtgcacatcatataaattgttgatgaaatcttgttttctttcaggcccggacctgactaatattcgggcacctgacatgcagttcactattcctaaagagggttatctttcaggaaattacttgaatatttctaatgttcctttagttaagagagaatgcttggttaatatttcagatttttcagatttcagaagactggttttgctgtaccgtcggtgtataatatgcatatacaaatggaaagctaaagtgagaagggaagttaaggtacaagaaaagaattttttctctttagctattgtccatttgattttatatgatcaacaaaatcactttgctgatgttttagaacatttttccaaagactttactgcagtaaaggatataccaggtatagtttctcagttgaatgtgtttgttgataacgatggcattttgagggtgaagagcaaatttaagaatgagaaaaaatttcctattctattatctagggacagccatttgactaagttaattatacttgatattcatcataaattagctcattctgggtgctatgctgttctcgctgaactcagaagacactattttattcctagaaatttttcattggtaaaaaagattctgaggcaatgtgttcactgcaaaagatttaacgcaagacctgttaatttaaatcaaaattgttacagggaattcagggaagacccaccagctgtacctttcggcaatattttcgttgattatattggtccttttacagttaagctggagaaagaaaatattaaggtatggctattatgttttacttgcacttggtctcgtgcagttaatttgaaaatttgcagaacacttagtgtgcctgattttcttagggcattttctattcattgcttcgaatttggcattccacagttgtgcattagtgacctagggtcacaaatagttgcaggagctaatgttataacttcatttttgaatgatccccacactcaattgtattttgaggagagaggtgttaaacctttgacttttcaacagtattttaaagggtgtagtcagttaggctccatggtcgaggtttgtgtcaagttaacaaagaggcttctatatgggtccatcaagaacaatatcctttctttctttgattttgagtttactgtatgtcaagttgtccacttggtaaacaaacggccaatatcttttaaagagactcttagggatagtgcagcggaagaccttcctgaaccaataactcccgaaatgttaataagagggtatgagctttcttccctcaatatcattccagatttatcacctttacctgagGATAAAGAATTTGTTCCTTGTAGAACTACTAATGAATTTGAACAGTTGTCTAAAATTAggagtaaacttttagatatttaccatcatgagtttttgcagacccttttaagccaggcggttgatagaaagggtagatatctccctgtaactcatcatcctctaaaaccaggtgacattgttttaattaaggaagataatacgaagattAACAACTATCCTCTAGGTCGAATAAAGGAAACTTTCACAAATGATATTGGGGAAACTACGCATGCAAGAGTTTTCAAAGGCCgtaccagacaagtttgtaaactccatgttaataatctgataccttatctttctttagatgatgatgtggacaagtcaaatgatttgcacaacatggacaaattatcaccagcttctgagaggcctaaaagaaaggctgctgtggaaagccggagtaaaacatctgaaatgttgaatttataa